From Aricia agestis chromosome 11, ilAriAges1.1, whole genome shotgun sequence, a single genomic window includes:
- the LOC121731477 gene encoding zinc finger protein Xfin-like, whose product MSVDYDSVCRLCLASERELLPIFPTTSSDDSEPLVLASKIKDCVSIQIEENDDLPSNICKKCSDNVSNWEIFKGVCERTQNKLLQLSNKKGSSQLEELNVKREPYADEAYDDGVVIDGSYPESESADGPNKLQPEGPPILTSLGLTPRSDKGVDSDKDDYEDGEDQDEPADDDHDEEEAKERKPYSEIPNMPEVSITVMRPTGETLHARQGIQQLASKDCLVCGRSYRYSHNARRHELGAHNFDRYTNNHLARKSTMQPKLRPNPFNPKARLMPNPISHKIQYMNMSMGKPLQKKFMPQKMVACPKPIPIKNAKSNQTNLPYPLRIKALKDLQIKKKEPQILKTLLTSKPEVLVSEPEIMNSGPESPETLISEPEIASFAVETILSEPDGDAQQNDDYDGEEQNKRGHNYDTVDMDSENEIEIARQRADVDYDEEHKEEGDKEFNENDDSDKNSAGDNAADTTDTKHEEDGGDGGEKANDEMTENKDGQDANDDDDDDEEMPPIAPVVEINEEMNDSFNNDENDNDDDYLDDTVDPNDAADLDTAAPKVLDPDKVYVTKTQRDFIVKYRDIIQQINTMTCLCCNRQHPRRKAVIQHLQKNGHKVPKHTCYNCVVTFGHIGALLSHMRANCCTDLWKIIYDENGITDDRVIEDEPKDNKVAYKDIFNARSYACKLCPAKFQLKQFIMKHVLDVHEDGQSRVQLACVHCRSRFKDKALWKKHIRNGECTVYIACDLCTETFITMQEFNDHALAVHAGQFDPDSQNKCVDGRPTDCPLCGKKNSGYPNLVKHLKIIHDEERPHYCQHCDSKFKEAGDLNKHIYMEHSDRSIRSAEPDMSVVKEEAEEYHYSCTECDAIFETVDAWTDHQVAEHDQIAHHCDQCEKKFLRPSELAEHKNTHLRVKFYPCSICANSYSTAAKLAEHAQQAHPGAAPATAPGENVFHCDVCVRGFKSRQAYSNHMRIHSKLPQTNRRADRRSFAPHIVGKPILQYPLMQQGFRSNLSVPNAPYSCDICGKGFMHKKNIWKHKKVLHADVVADRNDSEENTMHASTEEDEYNGDENGALSTPQFDSFDFGSPPAAAPPRPAAPRAAPPPDAMQFACDLCSKRFPQRTSLWKHKRAKHGIINASAIGTADVQPVGGEGGAGGRSSCTICRITFADKKSYYRHRKNVHKSTVQMCKLCGRALNSTLELYEHLKAAHSRELLGDTAPPPAAEREDEEAEDEREPVRAGPADYQAHYTCDTCGKRFVGLLALQNHRCVSAVQQQPQTFDCEICQKSYVSIAALKSHRGWHLRSPDGKAAATNSGLWMPHNKVTSKVSKFEVVDPGVRAAGSPAGPAAFAKRRLPPEVEVTVVNPNKRMRPDDAAEAPAPGAPGGDDRYCNICDKEFTKRAAYQRHMDEVHQPNSVFCPVCDRSFTRKSTLIVHMRKHYETEEGGAAGGGEDDDEAEPEAHREHDDESGDSGEEGGRAMPPGEFTCAQCGDGVASPRDLIAHRAMHATPTKFFCNICKVYFARALDLSTHTRARHADNDKVFFPCAMCDRFYMNKKSLQRHIETSH is encoded by the exons ATGAGTGTGGATTATGATAGTGTTTGTAGACTGTGCTTAGCATCCGAACGCGAATTACTGCCGATATTTCCTACCACCAGTTCGGATGACTCGGAACCCCTCGTCCTCGCTTCGAAAATCAAAGATTGCGTGTCCATACAG ATCGAGGAGAATGACGATCTACCGAGTAATATTTGCAAGAAATGCAGTGATAATGTTAGTAACTGGGAGATATTCAAGGGAGTTTGTGAAAGAACACAAAATAAGCTTCTACAATTGAGCAACAAAAAGGGCAGCAGCCAACTGGAAGAG TTGAATGTGAAAAGAGAGCCATATGCAGATGAAGCCTATGACGATGGAGTGGTCATAGACGGCTCGTATCCGGAGAGTGAG AGTGCTGATGGGCCAAACAAACTGCAACCCGAAGGTCCACCCATACTTACTTCTTTGGGATTGACGCCGAGGAGTGATAAG gGTGTGGACAGCGATAAGGACGATTACGAGGACGGCGAGGACCAAGACGAGCCCGCTGATGATGATCATGACGAGGAGGAGGCGAAGGAGCGGAAACCGTACTCCGAAATACCCAACATGCCCGAAGTCTCCATCACCGTCATGCGACCCACGGGGGAGACGCTGCACGCGAGGCAGGGAATCCAGCAGCTCGCCTCCAAGGACTGCCTCGTCTGTGGCCGCAGCTACAGGTACTCCCACAACGCCCGCCGGCACGAGCTCGGAGCCCACAACTTCGACCGATACACCAACAACCACCTCGCCAGGAAGTCCACCATGCAGCCCAAGCTCCGACCCAACCCCTTCAACCCCAAGGCGCGACTCATGCCCAACCCTATCAGCCACAAAATCCAGTACATGAACATGAGCATGGGCAAGCCCCTGCAGAAGAAGTTCATGCCCCAAAAAATGGTCGCCTGCCCGAAACCGATCCCGATAAAGAACGCCAAATCGAACCAAACTAATCTGCCGTACCCTCTCCGCATCAAGGCGCTGAAGGACCTCCAGATTAAGAAGAAGGAACCTCAAATCCTGAAGACGCTTCTGACGTCGAAACCGGAGGTTTTGGTGTCGGAACCGGAAATAATGAATTCCGGCCCCGAGAGTCCGGAGACGCTGATATCCGAGCCAGAGATAGCGTCTTTTGCGGTCGAGACGATCCTGTCCGAGCCGGACGGGGACGCCCAGCAGAACGACGACTACGACGGCGAGGAACAGAACAAGCGCGGCCATAACTACGACACCGTGGACATGGACTCCGAGAACGAGATAGAAATAGCGCGGCAGCGGGCCGACGTCGACTACGACGAGGAGCACAAGGAGGAGGGCGACAAGGAGTTCAATGAAAATGACGATTCCGACAAAAACAGCGCGGGTGACAACGCGGCCGATACGACCGACACTAAACACGAGGAGGACGGCGGTGACGGCGGCGAGAAGGCCAACGACGAGATGACGGAGAACAAGGACGGCCAGGACGccaacgacgacgacgacgacgacgaggAGATGCCCCCCATCGCGCCCGTCGTTGAAATCAACGAGGAGATGAACGACTCCTTCAACAATGACGAGAACGACAATGACGACGACTACCTCGACGATACCGTCGACCCCAACGACGCCGCCGACCTCGACACCGCCGCCCCCAAAGTGCTCGACCCTGATAAGGTTTACGTGACGAAAACCCAGAGAGATTTTATAGTCAAATATCGCGATATAATTCAGCAGATCAACACGATGACCTGCCTGTGCTGCAACAGGCAGCACCCCCGGCGGAAGGCGGTCATCCAGCACCTCCAGAAGAACGGCCACAAGGTCCCCAAGCACACCTGCTACAACTGCGTCGTCACGTTCGGCCACATCGGCGCCCTGCTGAGCCACATGCGGGCCAACTGCTGCACCGACCTGTGGAAGATCATCTACGACGAGAACGGCATAACCGACGACCGGGTGATCGAGGACGAGCCGAAGGACAACAAGGTCGCGTACAAGGACATCTTCAACGCGAGGTCGTACGCCTGCAAGCTCTGCCCGGCCAAGTTCCAGCTGAAGCAGTTCATCATGAAGCACGTCCTGGACGTCCACGAGGATGGCCAGTCGCGCGTGCAGCTGGCGTGCGTGCACTGTCGTTCGAGGTTCAAGGACAAGGCGCTGTGGAAGAAGCACATCCGGAACGGCGAGTGCACGGTGTACATCGCGTGCGACTTGTGCACCGAGACCTTCATCACCATGCAGGAGTTCAACGACCACGCGCTCGCCGTACACGCCGGCCAATTCGACCCCGACAGCCAGAACAAGTGCGTCGACGGCCGCCCCACCGACTGCCCCCTATGCGGGAAGAAGAACAGCGGCTACCCCAACCTCGTGAAGCACCTGAAGATCATCCACGACGAGGAGCGGCCGCACTACTGCCAGCACTGCGACTCCAAGTTCAAGGAAGCCGGCGACCTCAACAAGCACATCTACATGGAGCACTCCGACCGCTCTATCAGGAGCGCCGAGCCCGACATGTCCGTTGTCAAGGAGGAGGCGGAGGAGTACCACTACTCGTGCACCGAGTGCGACGCGATATTCGAGACCGTGGACGCTTGGACCGACCACCAGGTTGCCGAGCACGACCAGATCGCGCACCACTGCGACCAGTGCGAGAAGAAGTTCCTCCGGCCGTCCGAACTCGCCGAGCACAAGAACACGCACCTGCGCGTCAAGTTTTACCCGTGCTCGATCTGCGCCAACTCGTACAGCACGGCTGCCAAGCTGGCCGAGCATGCGCAGCAGGCGCACCCCGGCGCCGCCCCCGCCACTGCCCCCGGCGAGAACGTCTTCCACTGCGACGTCTGCGTGCGTGGCTTCAAGAGCCGCCAGGCCTACTCCAACCACATGCGCATCCACTCAAAGCTCCCCCAGACGAATAGGCGCGCGGACCGGCGGAGCTTCGCCCCGCACATCGTCGGCAAGCCGATCCTCCAGTACCCGCTGATGCAGCAGGGGTTCAGGTCGAACCTCTCCGTCCCCAATGCGCCCTACTCGTGCGACATCTGCGGCAAGGGCTTCATGCATAAGAAAAACATCTGGAAGCACAAGAAGGTGCTGCACGCCGACGTCGTCGCCGACCGCAACGACAGCGAGGAGAACACCATGCACGCGTCCACCGAGGAGGACGAGTACAACGGGGACGAGAACGGCGCGCTCTCGACGCCGCAGTTCGACAGCTTCGACTTCGGCAGCCCGCCCGCCGCCGctccgccccgccccgccgcgccccgcgccgccccgcCGCCCGACGCCATGCAGTTCGCCTGCGACCTGTGCTCCAAGCGGTTCCCCCAGCGCACGAGCCTGTGGAAGCACAAGCGCGCGAAGCATGGCATCATCAACGCCTCCGCCATCGGCACCGCCGATGTCCAGCCCGTCGGCGGCGAGGGCGGCGCCGGCGGCCGCTCCAGCTGCACCATCTGCCGGATCACCTTCGCCGATAAGAAGTCCTACTACCGGCACAGGAAGAACGTGCACAAGTCCACCGTGCAGATGTGCAAGCTGTGCGGGCGGGCGCTCAACTCGACGCTCGAGCTGTACGAGCACCTCAAGGCGGCGCACTCTCGGGAGCTGCTGGGCGACACCGCCCCGCCGCCGGCCGCCGAGCGCGAGGACGAGGAGGCGGAGGACGAGCGGGAGCCCGTGCGCGCCGGCCCCGCCGACTACCAGGCCCACTACACCTGCGACACCTGCGGCAAGCGCTTCGTCGGCCTGCTCGCGCTGCAGAACCACCGGTGCGTCTCGGCCGTGCAGCAGCAGCCGCAGACGTTCGACTGCGAGATCTGCCAGAAGAGCTACGTCTCCATCGCGGCGCTCAAGAGCCACCGCGGCTGGCACCTGCGCTCGCCGGATGGCAAGGCGGCCGCCACAAACTCCGGCCTATGGATGCCGCACAACAAGGTCACCAGCAAGGTGAGCAAGTTCGAGGTGGTGGACCCGGgggtgcgggcggcgggctcGCCGGCCGGCCCCGCCGCGTTCGCCAAGCGTCGCCTGCCGCCCGAGGTCGAGGTCACCGTCGTCAACCCTAACAAGCGCATGCGGCCCGACGACGCCGCCGAGGCCCCCGCGCCCGGCGCTCCCGGCGGCGACGACCGCTACTGCAACATCTGCGACAAGGAATTCACCAAGCGCGCCGCGTACCAGCGGCACATGGACGAGGTGCACCAGCCCAACTCGGTGTTCTGTCCCGTGTGCGACCGCAGCTTCACACGCAAGTCGACGCTCATCGTGCACATGAGGAAGCACTACGAGACGGAGgagggcggcgcggcgggcggcggggagGACGACGACGAGGCGGAGCCGGAGGCGCATCGCGAGCACGACGACGAGTCCGGGGACTCGGGGGAGGAGGGCGGGCGCGCGATGCCGCCGGGCGAGTTCACGTGCGCGCAGTGCGGCGACGGCGTGGCCAGCCCGCGCGACCTCATCGCGCACCGCGCCATGCACGCGACGCCCACCAAGTTCTTCTGCAACATCTGCAAGGTGTACTTCGCGCGGGCGTTGGACCTGTCCACGCACACGCGCGCGCGCCACGCCGACAACGACAAGGTGTTCTTCCCGTGCGCGATGTGCGACCGCTTCTACATGAACAAGAAGAGCCTGCAGCGGCACATCGAGACCTCGCACTGA
- the LOC121731719 gene encoding protein Tob1, translating to MHIEVQVALNFVISYLYNKLPRRRVNIFGEELEKALKDKFRGHWYPDRPCRGSAFRCLKTGGPLDPVLERAARESGVPVRDVLEHLPRDLAVWVDPGEVSYRIGEKGAVKVLFSSDERAADERTDREVTRAFNPEAQCFRPVEPVAAPSPPAPAAFSPAPPFRAQPLTFTTATFAQTKFGSTKLKSSSKRANRMSPTEFSNYIKQRAVQQQLAARALSPAAEPGAYFGRRDAPASPSYPALLLAN from the exons ATGCATATTGAAGTGCAAGTGGCCCTCAACTTCGTGATATCGTACCTTTACAACAAGCTGCCCAGGCGGCGGGTCAACATCTTCGGGGAGGAACTGGAGAAGGCGCTGAAGGACAAGTTCAGGGGGCACTGGTACCCGGAccggccgtgccggggctccgCCTTCCGGTGCCTGAAGACAGGAGGCCCCCTGGACCCGGTATTGGAGCGAGCGGCGCGGGAGTCCGGGGTGCCAGTGAGGGACGTGCTCGAACATCTCCCGCGTGACCTCGCCGTTTGGGTCGATCCGG GTGAGGTGTCATATCGCATTGGCGAGAAGGGCGCGGTGAAGGTTCTCTTCAGCAGCGACGAGCGCGCCGCTGACGAGAGGACCGACAGAGAG GTGACGCGCGCGTTCAACCCCGAGGCGCAGTGCTTCCGGCCGGTGGAGCCCGTGGCGGCGCCCtcgccccccgcgcccgccgccttCTCCCCCGCGCCGCCCTTCCGCGCGCAGCCGCTCACCTTCACCACGGCCACGTTCGCGCAGACCAAGTTCGGCAGCACCAAGCTCAAGAGCAGCAGCAAGCGCGCCAACCGCATGTCGCCGACGGAGTTCAGCAACTACATCAAGCAGCGCGCCGTGCAGCAGCAGCTGGCGGCGCGCGCGCTGTCGCCGGCCGCCGAGCCGGGCGCGTACTTCGGGCGGCGCGACGCCCCCGCCTCGCCCTCCTACCCGGCGCTGCTGCTGGCCAACTGA